One region of Xylanimonas ulmi genomic DNA includes:
- a CDS encoding DUF4032 domain-containing protein: METLQITAATPESALLDLPWRVPLEQWPADVLAALPRGISRHIVRFVKLRKRVLAVKETRDHYAFREYELLRRLQKLEVPCVVPLAVVTGRVDDDGEPLEAAIITEHLAFSLPYRAVFSQSLRPDTATRLIDALAVLLVRLHLVGFYWGDVSLSNTLFRRDADRFAAYLVDAETGDLHRELTPGQRAYDLDLARTNIIGELFDLEAGELLDEEVDAIGIGDALVARYEELWAALTQVESFSGEERWRVDERIRRLNDLGFDVGELAIVTDIDGTTVQIQPKVVDAGHHSRRLLRLTGLDVQDNQARRLLNDLDAWRAATDRLNDSEQLVSHDWLLHSFEPTIAAVPRELRRKLEPAQLFHEVLDHRWYMSQREGRDVPMPEAAVSYVDQVLRHRPDEQALIGETGDELYG, translated from the coding sequence GTGGAGACCCTCCAGATCACCGCAGCGACCCCGGAGTCGGCGCTGCTCGACCTGCCCTGGCGCGTGCCGCTCGAGCAGTGGCCGGCCGATGTGCTGGCCGCGCTCCCCCGCGGCATCTCACGCCACATCGTGCGCTTCGTGAAACTGCGCAAGCGGGTGCTCGCCGTCAAGGAGACGCGCGACCACTACGCGTTCCGCGAGTACGAGCTGCTGCGCCGCCTGCAGAAGCTCGAGGTGCCCTGCGTGGTGCCGCTCGCCGTGGTGACCGGGCGGGTCGACGACGACGGTGAGCCGCTCGAGGCGGCCATCATCACCGAGCACCTCGCGTTCTCGCTGCCCTACCGGGCCGTGTTCAGCCAGTCGCTGCGCCCCGACACCGCCACGCGCCTCATCGACGCCCTGGCCGTCCTGCTGGTGCGCCTGCACCTGGTGGGCTTCTACTGGGGCGACGTGTCACTGTCCAACACGCTGTTCCGCCGCGACGCCGACCGCTTCGCCGCCTACCTGGTCGACGCCGAGACGGGTGACCTGCACCGTGAGCTCACCCCCGGGCAGCGCGCCTACGACCTCGACCTCGCCCGCACCAACATCATCGGCGAGCTGTTCGACCTGGAGGCCGGCGAGCTGCTCGACGAGGAGGTCGACGCGATCGGGATCGGCGACGCGCTCGTGGCCCGCTACGAGGAGCTGTGGGCGGCACTGACCCAGGTCGAGTCGTTCTCCGGTGAGGAGCGCTGGCGCGTCGACGAGCGCATCCGGCGCCTCAACGACCTGGGCTTCGACGTCGGCGAGCTCGCGATCGTCACCGACATCGACGGCACTACGGTGCAGATCCAGCCCAAGGTCGTCGACGCCGGGCACCACTCGCGCCGCCTGCTGCGCCTGACGGGCCTGGACGTGCAGGACAACCAGGCTCGGCGCCTGCTCAACGACCTCGACGCCTGGCGGGCCGCGACCGACCGCCTCAACGACTCCGAGCAGTTGGTGTCGCACGACTGGCTGCTGCACTCGTTCGAGCCGACCATCGCCGCGGTGCCGCGTGAGCTGCGCCGCAAGCTTGAGCCGGCGCAGCTCTTCCACGAGGTCCTCGACCACCGCTGGTACATGTCCCAGCGGGAGGGCCGCGACGTGCCCATGCCCGAGGCCGCGGTGTCGTACGTCGACCAGGTGCTGCGCCACCGCCCGGACGAGCAGGCCCTCATCGGCGAGACCGGCGACGAGCTCTACGGCTGA